A single Cannabis sativa cultivar Pink pepper isolate KNU-18-1 chromosome 7, ASM2916894v1, whole genome shotgun sequence DNA region contains:
- the LOC133039677 gene encoding uncharacterized protein LOC133039677 codes for MKGIKCFGKKGKLSQRFIKPFEILERIMQVAYRLAMPSALATIHDVFHVSMLQNYVSDPFHILSYEALELQPDFSYKEQPVHVLDRREKVLRNKTIVLIKVL; via the coding sequence ATGAAAGGCATTAAATGCTTTGGTaagaaaggaaaacttagccagaggttcatcaaaccttttgagATCCTTGAGAGGATAATGCAAGTAGcatacaggttggctatgccctcAGCACTGGCAACTATACATGATGTGTTCCATGTTTCGATGCTTCAGAATTATGTCTCAGACCCGTTCCatattctgagttatgaagcattggaacttcagccaGATTTTTCATACAAGGAACAACCGGTGCACGTACTTGATAGgagagaaaaagtcttgagaaacAAGACAATTGTACTGATCAAAGTGTTGTAA